The following coding sequences are from one Lentimicrobiaceae bacterium window:
- a CDS encoding glycosyltransferase family 4 protein, which translates to MTIIHVSTPDTWRGGEQQVAYLATEFAVLGIPQVVVCPLNSPLEKFCREKGITVSTFRCRIFFKLWLAYRLTCLCRKYAGAILHTHDSHAHTAAVISAFFFLNKAPLVVHRRVDFPIGKNVFSQVKYNHPGVKRILCVSDKIREITGKDIRNKKKLVTIYSGIDLQRFAKANSHGILRKQYQLTEKNLLIGNVSAIAPHKDYYTFVDTAELLSQINPDFRFFIIGDGPEKENIRNYICKKGLENRIILTGFLSNIPEILPELDVFLITSETEGLGTTLLDAFACRVPVVATAAGGIPEIVRDRVTGLLAPVKAPEKLASAVLTLLNEPQLKENLIENAFLLLQDFSTSEMAKKTLQIYKEVIKHQ; encoded by the coding sequence ATGACCATTATCCATGTTTCTACCCCAGACACCTGGCGTGGCGGTGAGCAGCAGGTGGCATATCTTGCCACAGAATTTGCCGTTTTAGGTATTCCACAGGTAGTGGTTTGTCCGCTGAATTCTCCGCTGGAAAAATTCTGCCGGGAAAAAGGGATTACGGTTTCGACTTTTCGCTGCCGCATCTTTTTCAAGCTCTGGCTTGCTTACCGGCTTACCTGCCTCTGCCGGAAATATGCCGGAGCTATTCTGCATACCCACGACAGCCATGCCCATACTGCAGCTGTCATTTCGGCTTTCTTTTTTTTGAACAAGGCTCCGTTGGTGGTTCACCGCAGGGTGGATTTTCCCATCGGGAAAAATGTTTTTTCACAGGTTAAATATAACCATCCTGGAGTAAAGAGAATACTTTGCGTGTCGGACAAGATCAGGGAAATCACTGGAAAGGACATCCGGAACAAAAAAAAGTTGGTAACCATTTATTCAGGCATTGACCTGCAACGTTTTGCCAAAGCCAATAGCCATGGTATTTTACGGAAACAATACCAACTTACTGAAAAAAATTTGCTCATCGGTAATGTCTCAGCAATTGCCCCACATAAGGACTATTACACTTTTGTGGATACGGCAGAGCTCCTTTCGCAAATTAATCCTGATTTCCGGTTTTTTATCATCGGCGACGGACCGGAAAAGGAAAATATTCGTAATTATATTTGTAAAAAAGGTTTGGAAAACCGCATCATACTTACCGGATTTTTATCCAATATTCCCGAAATACTGCCCGAATTGGATGTATTTTTAATTACATCGGAAACAGAGGGATTGGGAACCACTTTGCTGGATGCATTTGCCTGCCGGGTTCCGGTGGTAGCAACGGCAGCCGGAGGAATTCCCGAAATTGTCCGCGATAGAGTTACCGGATTGCTGGCACCCGTAAAAGCTCCTGAAAAACTTGCCAGCGCTGTTTTAACGTTACTCAACGAGCCACAATTAAAGGAAAATCTGATTGAAAATGCATTTTTGCTTTTACAGGATTTTTCCACAAGCGAAATGGCAAAAAAAACACTCCAAATTTACAAGGAGGTAATAAAGCATCAATAA
- a CDS encoding glycosyltransferase family 2 protein, which translates to MVPLSVVIITLNEEKNIGRCIDSVKEIADDIVVVDSFSTDKTKEICIAKAIRFVEQDFLGYIEQKNFANTQAKYPHILSLDADEALSPELIQSIKNIKSNWKADGYTMYRLTNYCGKWIYHCGWYPDTKLRLWDSRKGKWTGINPHDRFEMRKDAAIFHLNGNLLHYSYYTFDDHLQQVQKFSTVAAKAMHEKGIKSSICKILFKPLARFIKIYIVKQGFRDGYYGYLIARVSSFAVFLKYVKLFSLQKGTKSSRL; encoded by the coding sequence ATGGTTCCGCTTTCTGTTGTCATCATCACCCTGAACGAAGAAAAAAACATCGGCAGATGTATTGATTCGGTTAAAGAAATAGCCGACGACATTGTAGTAGTAGATTCTTTTTCCACCGATAAAACAAAGGAAATATGTATTGCAAAAGCGATTCGCTTTGTGGAACAAGATTTTTTAGGATATATCGAACAAAAGAATTTTGCCAATACACAGGCTAAATATCCACACATTCTTTCGCTGGATGCTGATGAAGCCCTTAGCCCTGAACTGATACAATCCATCAAAAACATAAAAAGCAACTGGAAAGCCGATGGCTATACCATGTACCGGCTGACTAATTATTGTGGCAAATGGATATATCACTGTGGCTGGTATCCCGATACCAAACTCAGGCTATGGGACAGCCGGAAGGGCAAATGGACAGGTATCAATCCGCACGACCGGTTTGAAATGAGAAAAGATGCTGCTATTTTTCACCTTAATGGTAACCTACTGCATTATTCCTATTATACTTTTGACGATCACCTGCAACAGGTACAGAAATTTTCTACTGTTGCAGCCAAAGCAATGCACGAGAAAGGCATTAAAAGCAGTATTTGTAAAATTCTGTTTAAGCCTTTGGCAAGGTTTATAAAGATTTATATAGTAAAACAAGGTTTTCGCGACGGCTACTATGGCTACCTCATTGCCCGTGTATCGTCTTTTGCTGTTTTTTTGAAATATGTAAAGCTTTTTTCTTTGCAAAAAGGAACAAAAAGCAGCAGGCTATGA
- the tnpA gene encoding IS200/IS605 family transposase: protein MDEHIYKRHNKTLLLYHLVFPVKYRRKVISGPIGEAIKEISLEIGDRFEIEFVEIGTDEDHIHFLVQGVPTMSVEQIIRIIKSITAREIFHRFPEVKKALWGGSFWTSGYYANTVGQYGNTEVIKKYVENQGKKYNQLHTQQLSFW from the coding sequence ATGGATGAACATATCTACAAACGGCATAACAAAACACTTCTTTTGTATCATTTGGTTTTTCCGGTGAAATATAGACGGAAGGTGATAAGTGGGCCGATCGGTGAGGCGATTAAAGAGATCAGCCTGGAGATTGGTGATCGTTTTGAAATTGAGTTTGTTGAGATTGGCACAGATGAAGACCACATTCATTTTTTGGTTCAGGGGGTACCGACGATGTCTGTAGAACAGATTATAAGGATCATAAAAAGCATCACTGCCCGAGAGATTTTTCACAGATTTCCAGAAGTTAAGAAAGCATTGTGGGGTGGCAGTTTCTGGACAAGTGGATACTATGCGAATACGGTTGGTCAATATGGCAACACGGAAGTTATAAAGAAGTATGTTGAGAATCAGGGCAAAAAATACAATCAATTGCATACTCAACAGCTTAGTTTTTGGTGA